The Denticeps clupeoides chromosome 10, fDenClu1.1, whole genome shotgun sequence DNA window TAAAGTCCACTGCTCACTCCCACGGTCATTCCAGTGGAGTCACAAATGGCCTTTCTGTCCAGCTCTAAGAAGAGCCTGACAACGACCCCTGCCTGAAGGGTTCAGCGAGACCTGTCGTGAGAAAAGTCCTGAGTGTAGGATAGTTCCTGTCCAGTTCCTCTGCACCTCTGTTCTGTCAGAGTTCAGTGACCGAACGGCTTCGGCTGCCCGGCATTCAGTAGCGCAGGTAACAGCCGGCGCTTCCTGTCAGGACCCACGCTGGGGCCACCCTGTGTAGCCGGTGAAAAATGAGTTGTCCTACAACATGTCAACCCTGTCcacctctcactctctcttcttGCTCCTTCTCACCCTTTCTACGATCCCATAGTATGGTGAAAGCTCTTGGCCCAGGACGTTCAGGATTTTATCACAATTTATTAGTTTATCGTTCATAATTATAacctttttcccccaaaatgGGTAGGATGCATTTGTCATCAGGACATATATAAGGGAATATAAGGGAACATAATGTTAAAATTGCTTTATGTTAAGCACTTCTGCCTCATGTAACTATGATACAGCTTTTCTGGTGATGATTAATTATTGTATGAATTTCACTATATTTACAAGAATATTTTTAAGAAATCAATGTTGTACAGAGGGGGTTAGCAAACCACATAATACACATTCTCAGTAGCCCTATTCATGTGATTATGCCTGGTTTTATGggatcatttttaatatttatttccatAGTATTGATAGGATTGTAGTCCCAGAATAGAATTGCATTCATACAATCTGTGAgagcatttcagcatttttttctctgttgtgtAGAAGACTTGCCAGTTAAATCCATTTTCAGATGTTTAAGAGGTTTGATAAAAGGGACATTGTTTGAGACCATGCTATAAAGGATTTATTTCCTCTGTGAGGTGTCTGAGGATGGATCTGTTTCCTTCGCAGCCTGTATGAAATGGAATACGGCATTTCGGAAGAACGTTACAAACTCTGTGACAGACTGGGCTGAGGGGCGAGATCATCTGGCGCTGGAGGAGCTGTTAAACGTCAGTGGCGGCGGTCTGAGAGCTGAAGTGTTGGGTTCTCATGGCTTTAGAACGgggtgtttgtatgtgtgtgtgcagtgaagTGAGCACTGAGTCCTACACCTGCCcctgtcaatcacacacacacacacacacacacacacactctaacaaTATGCAAGCTTTAAGTCAATACCAACATGAGATGATCATGGTGTGAAATTCTTAGGATGTGAGACAGAATGGTTGGCATAATCACCGTCTGATATTATTTGATTTTGTCTGGACGctaatgtttttatgtgttacatgttttaatatttacaaGCGCTCTGTGCAACACACATGAGGCTTAGATGACTTGTAAGGTTGCTGCACAACATCTGGCCAGTTTTCACGTGGTTACGGCCGATGCCTCTAATGAGTATATGGCGCTCTAATGGGCGCTCTGTGGTGCAAGGGCGACGTTTGTTTATTTCACTTCGCACTTCACCCGCAGGAAAACAGAACTTTCTGTTAGATCTGCCTAACTACGCTAAAACAACGAAAAAGAAATGTAGCCATTGCCTCTTCTGTGCGTATTTCTCTCCTTTAACCTACTGTGCTGCCATGCAGACAATtcgtattttattataataatctcATTGTTTTAGAGCTCTCTGGAGCAGCTTTCTAGCCATGCACCtgtaaaaagcatttctctgcCAGAAGCCATTCCTGGTATGTGGCAGCAGGTCTCGTCCTTGTCCCTTTTGAGAGAAGGTATTTATGATTACAAACAATCCGAGGGGTCGCTGCGTCAGCCTCCCCCCCTTTTCTCCCCAGCATTGTAAAAATGTCCCCTGGAGTGCCACGTCACGAGCAAGGTATCGGACGTCCGAAGGCCCGGGCTGCTTCCGCGGCTGATCTATCGCGCAGAGGGCTCGCGTGTTTTCCAAAGCTGCCCCGGGGTGATACGACTACCACCATTCACTTACTGCCCTGTGGCCCGTTGGGCTCTCTCCTGTTCGCTTTCCCTTCTGTGGGTGTCCCTCTGTTGTGCGtcccctcctcccctttttGTTTGGCCTGGATGTGTGCGGGGTTATAATGGATCATGGCTCTCCTCCCAGCGACAACCCCGGTGCTGGTCACTACGAACATCTGCTCTGAGTTTATTTACTCAACACTTCATTTTCTCCCGACAACCAAACAAACCCACTCAGCATGCTGTGCAGCTCGGCGGGGCGGCCAGGATCAGCGTCCGGCGCAGTTTATCCAGCGCCAGGGTTTTACAAGGCAAAACCAGCTTCGTTTCGtcatcaaacacacaaacctttaATGCAACTTGGGAGGTGTAAAGTCTAAAAAGTTCAAATCAAATCAttacttatatatatttcataaaacCTTATGCTGTGTATAACTAACTTCAACTTACTTGGTTCTAAAATTTAAATCATTCCTCCCTCAAGACATCAATCAATGAATCACAACATGTTCATATTAATATATGATAAACAAATATTATGAATTGGAAGTACAAAATATGTTTGCTTAATAGATTTTGAATATTCAGAAATAAGATGAAAAAGGACGTTAGGATGCTTTTATCAGTGACATTTAGTGGAATCTTAGTGCCTTTTGATGTTCTCCATGTCAGGGTGAGAGGGTGAAGGAATAGAAGGCCTCTTGGATTCATCACTGTCTCCTGGCCTTGTggtcctttgtgtgtgtgtatgtgtgtgtgtgtgtgtgattcataGAACACTACAATACCAGAATTTTCATTATCTCTGCATActgtacaccatgtgctgtcttTGCAAAAGAGAAATTACAACTCCATCCACAAGGCAAAAATGTCCCAGTGtccacatttgtgtgtgttcatatatcCTCCTATATATGCATTCATATATTCTACAGTTGCAACCCCAATTGTTGAACTGGCACTCTTACATGTAGACAGAAGATGCTTCTGGTGTCCAAAGCAGTGATATCAGACAGAGATATATGGCAGAACAGGACACAGACAGTGCAGGAAACCAACCTGAATTTTAGTAATCACTGTAACGTTTGCAGCAGTGATTGCGGAGGTATGCGGATCAACACCAGAGTTAGCTGGTTgttaaaaaacatcattattaataaaaaaagaaaacaaatgtgttGACTGCAgattttaaattgcatttaaaacatgaataaaaaaatgcttggaTTTTGGATAACAGGATTTTGTTGTGTATGATttatacatgaacataacacaGTTAAAACGTACAAAAACTGttaaacacaacaacaatacacttccagccttatgcacctgataatatattgaccattttgcacatttctgaacattttgcacgtttgtcttgtcttgtgtgtcctgtttgaaatatataatatatccacttacaagcatccttcatgatgttgtccagttatgtccttgttcgacctgttcattgtacattgagttttatttttctaCTATAGAGacactgtactgtatttaagctttagttttagttattatagtttagtttagtgtgtatatacatatatatttttctttcttttatgattgcactatggggggggggggggggtctaggtaaaacattatttcaatacactttGTATACTACTGTGctgacaataaaccagtctTCAATCTTCAATCTTGAACATGATGACACAGAAGGAGTTTATGAATCATGAAGGTTTATGATTGTGTTTGACTGACATCACCGCCTTGACACGCAAGCTGAGGGAGTTCAGAGGTCAGAAGTCTGTGCTCACAGCCATGTAATGATCGTTTAATGTGAGGCTTTGCATTCCTTCCGACTAAAGCACAGTGAGGTGTCCCGCTCTGTCTCACTGTATATCTATCTACAGACTAATGATCAGCCAGGCACCAAATTCTGAGATTTCTCATGACAGTGAACATACTGGACTCTATACatactttaaaaacaaaaaaatcccatacagtaagtctcaatgggctttgtattttaaaagaataaaaaattaaagaaatactGGCTGCAAGCATATGATGGAAATAATAATAGCTAATTGTGCTTTATGACCTTTCGCCTGCAGCATTTAGTTCACGTTTGATTTATTTTGCAACGGTTGTATTAATACCTTGTATCCAGCTTCAGgcaatactaaaaaaaaatgcaaataaagaacaTGGCTCAAGGGGGTCATGAGATCGGAATGTACCGCCTTAAACTAACACGCCGGCGGGAAAGCAGGGTCCCCACCTGCAGCCCCTCATCCCCGCGGCCTTCTGCGCTGGTGCCACCGCGAGAAAACAAACCGCAGCAGGAGGCGCAGCCATAAACCTGCCAGGAAGCCCCGACACGTCCCCGCTCATTGGCTGCGGTGCACCGTGCGCGACCCAACACACGTATTATCTGCGCATAACGGAATGATCTTATTTACAGCAGTTCTGTGCGTGTTATTTGTAGCGAACGCTTTTACTTTTTTCGCGGACGGGTGCACGGTCGTGTTTGGCCAGGTGCGAGTAAACCCAAGGGGGACGTGGGAATTTGTCAATACTTCGTCACCAATTTCTGCGTTTTTAAAGCGGAAATATTTGGGCAAACTTTGGAAGACTTTCGTTCGTTCTGTAAACTATGTATATGTTTAAATGCCCAAATCAggttcataaataataattgtaaagctaatataaatgcatgtgtaaaGTAAGTTCAGCGGGACGACGCTTCATTGTGGCGGTAACGTTAGGCGCCCCGTGATTGGCTGCCGCCGTCCGCGTGCCcgcgctggccccgcccccgccgCGTTATAAGCGCGCCGAACCCGCGCCAGGGGACGCGTTTCGGTGGAAATAAAGAGGCGGAAATGTCCGCGTTGTAGCCGAACTGTCCAGCTTTTACTTCCCCCCTTCCATTTCGACACAGAAACATGCTCGCGTAGGCAGCGACGTTCGCCGTCTGTGTCGTCCCGTGATCCGCCATGGCCTTCGCGATGCTGCGGCCCGTGGCGTCCCACCTCGTGTACCCGGACCTCGCCGCGATGTCCGAGGACGAGGACAACCGCAGCGAGAGCGACGGCAGCTCGGACCAGAGCTACGGATGCTGCGCCGGCGCGGACAAGCGCAGGAGGATGTCCCGGAAGTCGGGGGTCGGCAGCCTGGTCATCATCAAGCAGCGCACCGCGGCCAACGCCAGGGAGCGCGACCGGACGCAGAGCGTCAACACCGCCTTCACCGCGCTGCGGACGCTCATCCCCACCGAGCCGGTGGACAGGAAGCTGTCCAAGATCGAGACCCTGCGCCTGGCCTCCAGCTACATCTCGCACCTGGCCAACACGCTGCTGCTGGGCGAGGGCGGCGCGGACGGACAGCCGTGCCTGAGCGCGGTGTACGGCGGCCCGGGGGAGGGCGGCGGCAAGCAGCCGCGGAGCATCTGCACCTTCTGCCTGAGCAACCAGAGGAAGGGGGTAAATAATGACGAtgattaaaatatatgtatatatatatatattaaaaaaaaatcataatatcTGATCTTATGACGACCTTAAGTGACAGCTGTCAGACGTGCAAtctaaaaattatattaactaGCCTTTTATACGCAGTgtaacagttttcttttttaaaacattatgcCTGGTATGATTTAGTAGTTAAGTAGTTAAGTACTTAACTACGACAATGACATATTGTTATATGTCATTTATAAGCagtaataattataaatgaaGGCTTTCAGAATGTTGAAAGTTGGTTATTTAGTTATAATGGCACGGTCAACAGCTGGAATATTTGATTATTGCTATCGTTGTGGTCACTAATGTGACGATGATTGATAATTAATGTTGTCACGAAGCCTAACTGTGCTTCTCTGCCTTTGTTCTCAGGTAAGGGACGGAAAGGACTGTCTAAGGATGCGAGGCGTTAATTCTTTGCGAATGAGCCGCCGGTAGATGGCTACAGGCGGTGCACGGCAGCAGCCGTTGCTGGAAGTCCTCACACAGAACTCAGGGAGCATTCAGGCCCTTTCGGGCCCGGGCCACGTCCCTGCGAGAGATAACACGAGGAGGTGGACGGAGAAAGAGGCTGATAAAAATACCGAACTTTTTCCTCTTTAACGTGAGACGTGGAGAGAAAGGAAGGACTCTCCTTTGCCTAATGATTCACCaatgcaatgaaaaaatattttattacagattttatagttttttttaaaccactcgtgtgaaaaagtgcttgttctctatgatgaaataaaatttattttttatcataattAAAATTTCTTTTGATTTTTCTAAGTCTTCCCATTTCATGGACAGAtgcaaatataaacagaaatcacTCATTAATGGTggtatgaaattaaattaatcttgGTAATGGGTATTGGGTTATTAAGGTATAAATTGTGCACACACAAATCAgtattttttaatcaatttgtAATGAAACAAAAGTCCAAATTTAACAGGTAATATTatctgttattttattattttatcaacAGTTGTCTCCCAATATTAATTATCATCCCAGTTTATACCCTTTTAGTAtcttaaattattttcttatgAATTAATTTGCTCTCATGGGTCAGGTAGCACAAGGAGCAGGGAGCAAGAAGaacaagatggcacatctgCAACGTTCCATACGGTCATGTTTCTAAGTGAATGGTACACATGCATTTTATGGGCAAAATGTACTTATATTACATACACTTCGTAAAAAAACTATTGTTATAACATTAGCATGATGATTTATCAATTTCGTGGACAAACATAAATTATCAATGCAGttcattatttttgtaaattggTTGTACGTCataatgtgtatttgtgtatatatgtattacTCTCCTTCTTTATATACACACTGTATAAAAGTAAATGCATGTAGTATGAAAGCAGAACGAAGCCTTGAGAATAAGTGAGAAAAAGCACGTGTAAATATCCTCAGGAGAAATGaggtaaaaatgttttatcatgCTAGCTGGGTGGGATGTTAGAGGGAAACATTCACTGACAGtagaatacataaaaatatctTAAATGTCAAGGGTTTCGTCTGGCTCAGAAATACAGTCATAAAACTGTGGGCTCCACCAAATGTTGGGAATTTGTCTATCACTTCCACGGCTTGTTAGAAAGTTTGCTTGGCGCGTTCTAGTGAATTGCAGTAAATGAAATATAGTTTAAAACACATTGCAgtaagagaaataaagaaatataacTTGAGCAGAAGGGTTTCAgtaatcaggaaaaaaaatgaaacaatgaaaagTCATGACACCACCTAAGGAAaggtcatatttttttttaaaggtcataTCACTGCTCGGTGAGATGTGCGTATTAAAGAATACAAATTCATATTAACGTTAGTGCTCAGGCAAGCTGGTCGGTGCTCTCAGACCAGCACGTACACTCTCCATATTTACTCTAACAGAAGAGATGTTTATAGTTTTCCACAGATTTACTTAGTCCATGTATTCATGCATTATCAAACGTCAGATCAGACAGGAATAGCCCTACACACCCTCTGACAGGTCACCAATCTATCAAagaaaacagagagacagacaagaaTGTGCAGTCTCAAGCCAGGGGAAATGTATAGACGCCAGTTCACCCAGTGTCCAGAGCTGTGGGAGGAAACTAATCGGACGCAGACATGAGCACAACATGGAAACTATTTACTGTAAACACAGCGCGGAGACGTCGGCCAATTAGCCATTACAAACAACCCCATCTAGTGGAATAAAATGGCTATGTGTCATATACCAACACGTATACCACTTTTACCACTACATACAGGGCTATTCATGATAACATTTACAAATTGGCACTTCACAAGGTGCTGTTCTCAGTACAGtaacctccaacaacaacaacaaaaaaaacagtttcaaaCCTTTAACCTTTATGACAATTCTTTTATGATTTTGAATCTCAAATTAGactatttttgtgtttaatttatcTGATGACAATTGTCAGTGACTCCCTGTACTGGTATACTGGGCTTCTCTTATTATTCTCACTATATTATTCTTACTATATTCAATATTCATACTAT harbors:
- the tcf15 gene encoding transcription factor 15, with translation MAFAMLRPVASHLVYPDLAAMSEDEDNRSESDGSSDQSYGCCAGADKRRRMSRKSGVGSLVIIKQRTAANARERDRTQSVNTAFTALRTLIPTEPVDRKLSKIETLRLASSYISHLANTLLLGEGGADGQPCLSAVYGGPGEGGGKQPRSICTFCLSNQRKGVRDGKDCLRMRGVNSLRMSRR